taatatattttatgagGTTTACAGGCTTCATCACACGGGTTTTGTCACACTGTTTACTGCACCTTAAAGTGGTAGCACTGTAGAACAAATAAATGTGATCGGTCGTAACATTGAAGTTAAATAGTGACTGCTCAGCCTCCATGTCATCTGTATTAGGGGAGACCTATCAATCGCCAAAATGTCAAGCAAAAGGGCCAAGGGGAAGAACACCAAGAAGCGTCCGCAGCGTGCCACTTCCAATGTGTTCGCTATGTTCGATCAGTCTCAGATCCAGGAGTTCAAAGAGGCTTTCAACATGATTGATCAAAACAGGGATGGCTTTATTGACAAAGAAGACCTCCAACAGATGAGTACCTGGAGACCATGATGAATGAAGCACCAGGCCCAATCAACTTTACAATGTTTCTGACCATGTTTGGAGAAAAGCTGAACGGCACAGATCCAGAGGATGTGATCCGTAATGCTTTTGCTTGCTTTGACGAGGAGGGCACAGGTGAAATTTCACATATTTAACTAACCTTTTTAACTAACCTTTTACTTTTTCCTTCACTTGCATGTGAAAAATGCTTTCTCCCCACAGGTATAATTCAGGAGGAGTACCTGCGGGAGCTGCTCACCACGATGGGTGATAGGttttcagatgaagaagtggatGAGCTCTTCCGTGAGGCACCCATTGACAAGAAAGGCAACTTCAACTATGTAGCATTCACACGTATTCTAAAACACGGTGCAAAGGACAAAGATGATTAGCAAGAGACAGAAGCAGCGCTGTAATAGGTTTATTCTGTACTTCATGTGTATCTTTTTATGGGTTTCCATTCAAGTTAGAACAGCTATATCCTGTTACTTGGCTCATGACAAAGCTTCACTGTGGTACAGGCTGCTTAAGGTCATTTGTTtaagctgcacacaaacacattttaagccCTACTTCCAAACCTCATTTGCACATCTGTGATAACAACACTGCAGGGTCTGTGTAAAGTAGTAAAGACCCACATCGATGATGCTGGAAACTGACAGTTTAGTCTGTTGACTGTGACTGAATTAGTTGTGTTGTATTATGTAGATAATTTAAAGTTATGAGATTAAATTGTGTTCTGAGATGAATCACCAGTGTTCTgttcatttttcaaaaatgtttattttaaaaggtATAATGGATATGGTGTGTCAGAGATAAAGCAAATACAAATCCACACTTCACACAAGATACAGGATCAGACACTGGATTTAACAGAAGGTGCTGGCATCTGGAGGATGTAGGTAGAATACTGACGGCATGACATAGCCAAAGGTATGTAGACAGCATGGTGTACTTCATGGCCTATCGCATAGAGTAAGGGGAATAACAAACTTATGCTGTGTTGTCAGAAATGGTTGTCAGAGATCCAAATCCATGCCTAAAAGATGCTAAATTTCCTTTGGTACAACAGAAAGGAATGCTGCATTACTTAAAAACTGGGACAACCTTGTTGCACTGCTGGAACACAACATGTTTTCAGTGCTAATATTATAGTATATTTATGTCTTAGATGTGGGTGGACAGTTATATTAGAGTGTCTATTTACTTTTGACCATATGGCAAAACATTTTCTCTAGATTACtgaacatcttttttttatatatatttgacaCGGTTATGTCCCTTTAGCACTGGATTTAGGTGTTGAAGAATCGATATCATTTCCCCAGATTAAACACACCTCTGTTCCTTCCACCAAGTTGTCTGTGGTTATAATATTCATGGAGAATCAGTGCTGATAACAAGCCTCCTTCTTTTCAGCTGATCATTTGAGACAAAGATTCTCTCCTACACATCACACCAGCAATAAATAAACCAGGATCTGCTTTTTGACACTTCCTGTACACACTGCCATTGCTCACAGAGCAATGTTCCGCACACAATATGAGAAACTTAACTAATCTGCCAGGGCGAGGTTTTTCGACTGGATTTTTGAAAGGTGGTCTGATATACACGCCTCAATCTTGTCACACTGAGCAAGGAAATCCTGTAAAATAAGGAcgcaattgttttttttcaattcagTTAATGTATGGAGGTTTTAAAATtacaaaagaaaatcaaaaacaGGCTAACCTGCACTGTCTTTACGAGCCCCTTTTTCTTCATCCTGCAGTCACTGAAGTTTTCTGGAACACTCTGTTTAAAGACAAGCACATCATAATTTGGTATAAATGgaatatgaataaaacatgcaCTCAAAAATAATCACCTAGAACCAAACTAGATTACCATGGCATCTATCTGCTCCAGAATCTTTATGAACTGCTCAGCTGCTACTTTCACTCTGTAGTCTAGTTTACTCAGCGCCTCGGCCTGGAGGTCTTTAGCCAGGAAGCCCTGTGGAACACAGATATATTCAAGAACAAGACAACCTGCAGCATGAATATTATACACCTTTACACAGATTTGCTGCTTACATTTTTTAGTCCTGTCAACTCCCCATCTAACTTCTCCAGCTTTTTGGCTGTCTGTTCCACAGACTTCTCAATGTCTTTCAGCTTCCTCAGTTCAGCTTCCTCCTCTGGACTGTTCTGTTGGTAGATTACCATCAGCATGTTattacacatgcagacacatacatcAGAGACATGAGCTGGCCCTTACCCGCTTTCCAATCATCATGAGTTTGCAGCCTTGTTTTACTCCATAGTTGGACAGACTTTCTTCCATATCCTTTAGTGACTTCCCTGAACACCAGGAGGGAGGTTAAAACGAGCTACATATATTCAACTTTtcaagcattcagaaaaaaacgtACCTTTGAAgatgagtttctgtgaagctgaTGGTACGCCAGTGGCCTGACTGAGAGCATCTGACAGGTCTTTAACGGTGGGACCCTTGCCTTCATCTTGGCCTGTTAGTGTGATGCTGTGCTTAGCTGATCCTAAGAGGAAAATATGTAACAAGTGCATAAGCACTTCCTTATGTGACATATTTCCCCTCTGGCCTCAGTAAACCTTTACAATACTAACTTTTCAGCCATCAAAATAAATCACGACAAGCATGAGTCTATTGTATCTTATTTGCAACACAGAGATCGTTATTTTCCTCCTTATCTCACATTTAGTATTCAGTATATTTTGGTCCACAGTTATCACTTGTTAAAATTTAAAGTCAATATACGTTTTGCAGAAAAACCAGAAACAAATGGCATACACTTTCTTCATAAATATAAAAGCATGAAGCTAATTAAGTCTTACTTCAAGCGTTTTAAAACTCATTTCTACTTAACGGAACTAAGAGCTAAACTCGCAAAATGATTGGAAAGAGCaacattagcttagctttgATATCTACGATCGATGTTAGTAAACTcacgttttatttttatcatctgGTATTTTTCGTGTAACGCAAAGTAAAGAGTTATTACCGTATGCGACTGTCACAGTGATCGTTTGCTCTGACATTCTGATTTTTGGCGTCTTTAATCACAACATGTAACACAGAGCTAGCTTTTGCTGTTTGCTAACTACTTCCGGGATGAACCGGAAACACTTGatattgttttactttttttacgtgtaaaaaatatacaaaataacTGCACAAAAAGTGTTATAGTATTTACGGATAAACACTGTTGTTAAGAATACATCCAAAATAAAATACCacacgttttctttttttttattccatgtCCTAGTAAATGTAgtctgaagttttttttattttgcaaatCTAATTTTGTCTAATGGAATGACAGAATTGTCCTGCTCGTGTACTCAGGTCGCTCCCTTCACCTGGCTCTGtggcgcctccggccgcccgtgtgtcgagcaagccgcctcctcctacagccaatcgcgaggccgagtgctaccacgaatctaccacgaattgaccaatgacggagccgccctctaccacgattcgccagctcccgcctacctccgccgacggccaaccacgaggccgagtgctaccacgaatcgaccacgaattgaccaatgacagagctgccctctaccacgattcgccagcccccgcccctggcaacgagccggccaatcacagctcggaccactgcttgaggcggatgtggcccggtcacgacgctgttgctatggcttcgtcattgccttttaccgagctacgtcgccgtggacggctatcaggataatttaccccagtaaccgtctgcaagattaatttctaccggagattccgacgtgtcggtgagtgagtgtcgttgtgtacatgctggtatgtgattgtaaagcgctacgtttgtgtagcaatgtatgtatgaacgtacctagccggtgctctactggctaggataaattcacagttaccgacggctcagatggaataattgatcatagactggcctctgtgttgtttacacctataaagcatttgactgggagaacgctacatttagtgtgttttagcaaacatttccatttacagcgttagcttcggctaatcagctacagacaagcctcttgttattgttagctttagttagctctctctttgtcttcagttagcgtaactttcaatggacttttattactgcagtgtagtattactgtgtcatagcatcactgtattggttttcaatatcctatgatcatgtagttgttataattaaattattgttttgtgttaaagtgaggaactctctcttagtgttctgataaacattatgcttctcctccttgttcttctattgttgttcttttaggactagttactgacagacatggatcctgaagctggtggactacacaccaccaaggaaatacactggtacagtttcctaatgtctggaaaaactcatttgtatttaggtttagtgcatatattagtacatgacatatgatttgatgtgtttgtgtgtatgattttcaggagagcttatggggtggagtatctatatgaccagacaggctacgctttgctggagccagaggagtttgaggacggcactgtccccttgctggatgctcctccactcactggtacatctgccacagcacctccactcactgcaggctttataattgtgaattataagacagctactgtaatatctggtcattatttttcaaactagcatgtacacttatcttttactgctatatttcacactgccttaattttccaggtgtttcatcgggtcccaagggcagccagacctgttcgactccattcaagaaaactctacaagtccttgccttgcttcaatcatctctatgattatgacctggatgactgagactcttcatcagcatacaccagtgtgttgtcaacaaagcctgtgtgatggctgagaccaccatccagctgcctgaggtgaacacagcaatgctggcatgacggtgagtaaatcatgaagtatgtgaaccatgtcagctgtatttgtggaatatattgcttctgtaaaactactgttttgttgttgttgtttttttcaggtacaacaagcagagtcgggctcgggagaccgaggtgcttcagcaagccattgagtctccaaagccatccacacctcagagagaagctctcttgaccatggctgcaggggacaacctgcacagctttaccgtgccagccaatacagcagcatggccaggtttaaaaggcagctggtgtttgggggagacagacccccatctcttctctgaatcttgaggccagcccggcatctgcttcactgcagcatcctgccaccagcgcagcatctttgctgcagtgtatatcagtgtgtatatagtgtaaacaaacacattcttttggtatcagtttcgtatcagtttccccctctgtgtaattcagttaataataataatgttcaggtagttgggcatgtacagcttcatagaatgatagtagattgaacaacaggtctgccagacagtattgtttgacctctggaatgtgtggattcttaaaactgtgaatctgcctttatcacaattaaatgaggctataaacattacaaaagcttttgttcggtttttacaggatttgtaaatacagtctgatttcagtgtttgtaaataccatttaatttcacaaaatactttgataaaaaatgatgtttatccaaatatgaatttagactaatattaagaggctttatgagcagtaaagactgcaaataaactcctactggtcctttacatgtgctcaatgtgagcaatattccccccaaaaagttactgaaatggtaataacacctaaaaggtttttttccattgttcttatatatttgggtttgtgggggttaatcaagagtctggagccattgatgagccttatattgcagacaaggtcggtatacaaaaaaggatgctaagaaaaatgcagattaaaacattacagcttgttactaaggatacaattattgtatgcaatcctgttcctctcaagctctttccatattagctaaacagcgagcagattgcatttatcccattcaatgcatgcatgtgcaattggactattacagcaaatgacacgtgaaatttgtcacatacaaacggtgtgcatcactctcctttcgctttgtttttaattataacgtcacctcggtaaaatgtcatacaacgaccgatatgtttcgcgtaatttcagtgcaaaatattaacgcacctagcgggattcgaaccggcgctctcggcgcgatttgtggcgcgatttgtggcatcaacgtcgacacatgggcgctagcctcacatacaaacggtgtgcatcactctcctttcgctttgtttttaattataacgtcacctcggtaaaatgtcatacaacgaccgatatgtttcgcgtaatttcagtgcaaaatattaacgcacctagcgggattcgaaccggcgctctcggcgcgatttgtggcgcgatttgtggcatcaacgtcgacacatgggcgctagccttggcgcaatggatagcgcattggacttctagtcaAGCACTTGAGaggtgattcaaaggttgtgggttcgagtcccaccagagtcggACTTTTGAGTTTAACTCTTCATGTCATGTATCATCAGTAACAAGGTATGATGTCAAACTGTGGGTACTTTACAAATAATATTCTCATTTCCTTCCAATCAGCTTGAAAAAGGATTATAATACAAATTTAGCACCAAGTATACATACAACACATGAGAATGTTCTTGAACATGTAGGAAAAAATACATCAACTGCACATCTATTTGATTTGAATGATAATATTATAGCAGAATAGTGTGGGCTTCATTTTTGTAAAGGAGGTTTCTATCTTAGTGGCAGTCAAGGAAACTTGGCTatccaaaactaaaaaaactaaaaacacatgcaggtAACTTGAGCACAACCTGTTTAACAGTTTTTGTACTCATCCTTAAACCTCTGATAATGAGTACATTTTAAGCAGGGACGTGTATATGTGCTAATATGTGCAGGCTTGGTAAACTGTTTctatgtctctctgtctttgtcccaAGCTATGCCAACTGGCATTTCTGTATAATGAACAATCAAAACAGTTATTAATCTTCCTataagaaacaaaacaccacaaagaAATAAGAACAAAGCCGTAAATTAATCGATAACAGGAAGTTCAATTAAAACACCTCATTTATTTTTCAAGTAACCCTGCAGCTATTTTTAACAGGTTGTGTGTATTGTCTCCACCTTTGAGAACTCAAAATGATAAtactaaacaacacacaaaactagttacaaacaaaataaataaaaacactaagTAATACTGAGGATGACACTGACAAGCATCAGAGGATGACAGGACGGAAAAATGGGAAAGATAAGCATTTAAAAAAGGATCAGTATGTTACAAGGCCACATGCTAGCATGGTAGTAGTAACAATACACAACCCAACACCAGGACAGCTTCACAATCGTAGTGTTCTCAGGTCAAATGGTTTGCATGTAAAAGTGTTACTCTACATATAAAAGTGTTTTCAGTTGAAGTGCAGTTGTTTTAATCCGTCCCTTGTTTACGTGGCAGGAATCTGCGGCAAGCCAAACTCATCCACCAGAACACCATCCTGAAAATGAACGTCAAATTAGTTTCGAATTCTCATCAGCAAGTTGCCACAGCTGCTAATTTATTACATGGAAAACTACTCctaacaagaaaaacaaaaaagcagagCAACCACAGACTCTATGAAACTACTAAAAATGTGAACAAATTCATGATCATGATGATGACCTTGTTTGTCTTGCTGTCACTAGGCATGCCTTCAGGGATAGATGGAGCAGCTGAGGCCTCATCCAGGTAAGAGCTGtcatcatccagcagcagctcatcaccaAGTGCGTCCAGCTCTGAAAACACAGTAGGTCAATGCAATACTGTAGAGTATGATAACCAGGGTAGCTTAGTTCTAGGAAGACAGACCCGAGCTGGACCAGCAGCTACATAAGTCTGACTTTGGTTCTTAAATAACTGATGAATAACtgcattttttaatatttaaaatattttttcaccTCTGCTGTGAACATAACTGATGTGCAGGCAGGAGCATACAATtaaaaaagtgttaaaagtgTTATTTATTAAAGCTTAtgtgaagacagaaagagagacagacacccTGCTCTGGGTGTTCACATCATTCACTCTGAATGAGTCTAATGAAGTATGACAGACAGTCAAGATATACAGTACCTGCTTCCAGGTCATCCTCATCAATCTCAGGCGTGCCATAGCTGCGACTCAGGGCTTCCTGTACCTCGTTGGCATCTTCCATCATGTCCTCCAGCTGGTCCTGTAAATCCTAGAAgtaaaaatacatatatgtTTACCCCATTGTATGTATTTTTGCTAAATGACAACTGGATGAATGTATCCGGCCAGAAACATACATCAATCTGATCAAGCTTGACGTCCTTGTAAGCctttttcatttcctttgcACCGATCTTCATGGCTTCCAcctggaaacagaaaaaaaagtgtatttAAGTCACTGGTCAAAAAAAGGTATACGTCAGCATGCTGACATTTTTCAAGTCACTTTCTTGTAAATCTAACTATAAATCAGAAGCTGTAGTTTTAAGAGAAGCCTGAACCCAAACTGCTCGGTGTCCCTGTGAAGCTGTGTAGCTCTTACTGTTGTCTTGGTGTCCTTTAGTGTCTGGATTGTGTAGTTTGCCTGCTCCATGTTGAATGACTGCTGAGCCAGCTGCTCCCTTTGACCTTCATACCTATAAgaaaaaacagctgcttttaaaACGTGCATTTTAGCCTTTAGTTTTCATCTGAGCACTACTAATGCTGGTGTCTTTTCCTTGTGGTACACAACAATTAAGAcactgatgacattttttaAGATGTCATCAGTGTCAAATGATTACAGTCTACAGCTTCAGCAGCAAAAtgagttttaaaaatattataatataatcagtTTAAATGTGGGCTATATTCAGATTATTATCACTGCTTCATCACAGTCCCAGGCACATTTTCTAACTGATGTTCTAACCATCTACTGCAGTAGTACTAATACATTGAATATATCTAATACCAGCTGACAGCAAATAAACTGAGCATAATATATGCACCTGTTCTGTCAGACAGGATCTATAATAAGTCTGATTGTCTGTGTAAAAAcatgtgcatgtcacacagtgtttgttggACTCACATTCTCTTCTGCTTCAGGACTCTCATCGCCTTCTGTTTCACCGTGTTCTGcattaaagaaaacaacaacttaACGCTGATGTTTTCTATATTCGTATTGCAACATTTAAAACAGTGTTAAAGTGATGCATCCCACCTTCGAGGGGCCATCTCTCATCTTTTTCAGCTGATCCTTGTACTTCATAAGTTCAGCATCTAGCCTGCCAATTTTTTTGTCTATAGATTCTGCCCTGGCATCCAC
This sequence is a window from Parambassis ranga chromosome 17, fParRan2.1, whole genome shotgun sequence. Protein-coding genes within it:
- the myl12.2 gene encoding LOW QUALITY PROTEIN: myosin, light chain 12, 2 (The sequence of the model RefSeq protein was modified relative to this genomic sequence to represent the inferred CDS: inserted 1 base in 1 codon), whose protein sequence is MSSKRAKGKNTKKRPQRATSNVFAMFDQSQIQEFKEAFNMIDQNRDGFIDKEDXPTDEYLETMMNEAPGPINFTMFLTMFGEKLNGTDPEDVIRNAFACFDEEGTGIIQEEYLRELLTTMGDRFSDEEVDELFREAPIDKKGNFNYVAFTRILKHGAKDKDD
- the bag1 gene encoding BAG family molecular chaperone regulator 1, giving the protein MSEQTITVTVAYGSAKHSITLTGQDEGKGPTVKDLSDALSQATGVPSASQKLIFKGKSLKDMEESLSNYGVKQGCKLMMIGKRNSPEEEAELRKLKDIEKSVEQTAKKLEKLDGELTGLKNGFLAKDLQAEALSKLDYRVKVAAEQFIKILEQIDAMSVPENFSDCRMKKKGLVKTVQDFLAQCDKIEACISDHLSKIQSKNLALAD